The following proteins come from a genomic window of Miscanthus floridulus cultivar M001 chromosome 2, ASM1932011v1, whole genome shotgun sequence:
- the LOC136540364 gene encoding anaerobic nitrite reductase GLB1-like, translating to MALAEGNGAVVFSEEQEALVLKSWAVMKKDSANLGLRFFLKVFEIAPSAKQMFSFLRDSDVPLEKNPKLKTHAMSVFVMTCEAAAQLRKAGKVTVRETTLKRLGATHLKYGVADGHFELTRFALLETIKEALPADMWSLEMKKAWSEAYNQLVAAIKQEMKPDA from the exons ATGGCGCTCGCGGAGGGCAACGGCGCGGTCGTCTTCAGCGAGGAGCAGGAGGCGCTGGTGCTCAAGTCGTGGGCCGTCATGAAGAAGGACTCCGCCAACCTGGGCCTCCGCTTCTTCCtcaa GGTCTTTGAGATCGCGCCGTCGGCGAAGCAGATGTTCTCGTTCCTGCGCGACTCCGACGTGCCGCTGGAGAAGAACCCTAAGCTCAAGACGCATGCCATGTCCGTCTTTGTCATG ACTTGCGAGGCGGCGGCGCAGCTTCGCAAGGCCGGGAAGGTCACCGTGAGGGAGACCACGCTCAAGAGGCTGGGCGCCACGCACTTGAAGTACGGCGTCGCAGATGGCCACTTTGAG TTGACGAGGTTCGCGCTGCTTGAGACAATAAAGGAGGCGCTCCCCGCTGACATGTGGAGCCTCGAGATGAAGAAAGCCTGGAGCGAGGCTTACAACCAGCTGGTGGCGGCCATCAAGCAAGAGATGAAACCTGATGCCTAG